One stretch of Vulpes lagopus strain Blue_001 chromosome 12, ASM1834538v1, whole genome shotgun sequence DNA includes these proteins:
- the FUT7 gene encoding alpha-(1,3)-fucosyltransferase 7, protein MNSAGYSLSRRLRALGILAGAALLSAIWLLWLLGSPPTGGPAPPHTLIILIWHWPFSDRPPELPSNTCISFGVAHCHLSTNHSLLASADAVVFHHRELQTQQARLPLAKRPRGQPWVWVSMESPSHTHGLGRLGGIFNWVLSYRRDSDIFVPYGQLEPHRGPAPPLPAKKRVAAWVVSNFQERQRRVQVYRQLAPHLQVDVFGRANRQPLCANCLLPTVAQYLFYLSFENSQHQDYITEKFWRNALAAGTVPVVLGPPRATYEAFAPADAFVHVDDFSTAQELASFLANMNESHYRRYFAWRDRLRVRLFGDWRERFCAICTHYPHLPRGQVYQDLQGWFQA, encoded by the exons ATGAACAGTGCCG GGTACAGCCTCTCCCGGAGGCTCCGGGCTCTGGGGATCCTGGCCGGAGCCGCCCTGCTTTCTGCCATATGGCTCCTTTGGCTGCTTGGGTCACCCCCCACCGGAGGCCCTGCGCCTCCGCACACACTCATCATCCTCATCTGGCACTGGCCCTTCAGCGACCGGCCCCCAGAGCTTCCCAGCAACACCTGCATCAGCTTTGGGGTGGCCCACTGCCACCTGAGCACCAACCACAGCCTGCTGGCCAGCGCAGATGCTGTAGTTTTCCACCACCGAGAGCTGCAGACCCAGCAGGCCCGTCTGCCTCTGGCCAAGCGCCCACGTGGACAGCCCTGGGTGTGGGTCTCCATGGAGTCGCCCAGCCACACCCACGGCCTTGGTCGCCTCGGTGGGATCTTTAATTGGGTGCTAAGCTACCGGCGTGACTCGGATATCTTCGTGCCCTATGGCCAGCTGGAGCCTCACCGGGGGCCTGCGCCGCCACTGCCGGCCAAGAAGAgggtggcagcctgggtggtgaGCAACTTCCAGGAGCGGCAGCGGCGTGTCCAGGTGTACCGGCAGCTGGCGCCTCACCTGCAGGTGGATGTGTTCGGCCGCGCCAACAGGCAGCCCTTGTGCGCTAACTGCCTGCTGCCCACCGTGGCCCAGTACCTCTTCTACCTGTCTTTTGAGAACTCACAGCATCAAGACTACATCACTGAGAAGTTCTGGCGCAACGCGCTGGCAGCCGGCACGGTCCCTGTCGTGCTGGGGCCCCCGAGGGCCACGTACGAGGCCTTTGCACCAGCTGACGCCTTTGTTCATGTGGACGACTTCAGCACAGCCCAAGAGCTGGCCTCCTTCCTGGCTAACATGAACGAGAGCCACTATCGGCGCTATTTCGCCTGGCGAGACCGGCTCCGTGTGCGGCTGTTTGGGGACTGGCGGGAGCGCTTCTGTGCCATCTGCACCCACTACCCCCACCTCCCCCGAGGCCAGGTCTACCAGGACCTCCAGGGCTGGTTCCAAGCCTGA